The Geotalea uraniireducens Rf4 genome window below encodes:
- the bioD gene encoding dethiobiotin synthase, which produces MDIKNKAIFITGTDTGVGKTVVSAVIARLLKNKGVSVGVMKPITSGCMEVGGTLVSEDAELLKWASNADGEDADITPYLLREPLAPSVAASLDKIRIEFPTIKAAFDRLVVKHDFVIVEGSGGLMVPLAGGLLIADLVNHLGIPLIVVARPNLGTINHTILTTFSAKQMGIEVAGIIINNYPNSPDKAEAYAPHMLGSLSGAPLLGVFPHVGGNDLHVMVEAIVSVLEADPATGILLREIGIG; this is translated from the coding sequence ATGGACATAAAAAACAAGGCTATCTTCATCACCGGTACGGATACCGGCGTCGGTAAAACCGTCGTATCGGCAGTCATCGCCAGATTGCTGAAGAATAAAGGTGTCTCCGTCGGCGTAATGAAACCGATCACGAGCGGCTGTATGGAGGTTGGGGGCACGCTTGTTTCAGAAGATGCGGAGCTGCTCAAATGGGCAAGCAATGCTGACGGGGAGGATGCGGACATCACCCCTTACCTGCTCAGGGAACCGCTTGCCCCGTCGGTTGCAGCATCGCTGGATAAGATCCGCATCGAGTTCCCCACCATCAAGGCCGCCTTTGACAGGCTCGTCGTGAAGCACGACTTTGTCATCGTCGAAGGGTCCGGCGGCCTCATGGTCCCCCTGGCAGGGGGACTGCTCATTGCCGACCTGGTCAACCACCTGGGCATCCCCCTTATCGTGGTAGCGCGTCCCAACCTCGGCACCATCAACCACACCATCCTTACCACTTTCAGCGCAAAACAGATGGGGATAGAAGTCGCAGGGATTATCATCAACAATTACCCAAACTCCCCGGACAAGGCAGAAGCATATGCGCCCCATATGCTGGGATCTCTTTCAGGTGCTCCGCTCCTGGGTGTCTTCCCCCACGTGGGTGGAAACGACCTGCACGTGATGGTGGAAGCTATTGTGTCGGTGCTTGAGGCTGACCCTGCTACGGGCATACTGTTGCGGGAGATCGGCATTGGCTGA
- the bioA gene encoding adenosylmethionine--8-amino-7-oxononanoate transaminase, with protein MKSIDTKTLQEYDRRYVWHPFTQMKEWEEEAPLVIERGEGSFIIDSDGNRYLDGVAAIWTNVHGHCKKEINEAIKAQVDRLEHSTLLGLTNDKAALLAKRLVEIAPPGLNKVFYSDNGSTAVEIGVKMAFQFQQHRGGRFARKTRFISFTNAYHGDTVGAMSVGGIDIYHEVYSPLLFSTIKSPAPYCYRCRLCAGKDESTCGLLCLKELERLMAAHADELAGLVIEPLVQGAGGMIVQPAGFVRKVRELCDKYDILMIADEVAVGFGRTGAMFACEKEGITPDIMALSKGITAGYLPLAATLTTQRVYDAFLGEYKELKTFFHGHTFTGNPIACAAALASLDLFEKEQLLSNLQPKIDYLKKRLSSLKQLDHVGDIRQEGMLGGIELVRDKETREPYPWEERIGVQVCKEARKHGLFLRPLGNVIVVFPPLSISLSELEQLMDGIEESIREITR; from the coding sequence GTGAAGAGTATCGACACCAAAACCCTCCAGGAGTATGACCGCCGCTACGTCTGGCACCCTTTCACCCAGATGAAGGAATGGGAGGAGGAAGCCCCCCTCGTCATTGAGCGGGGTGAAGGTTCCTTCATCATCGACAGCGACGGCAACCGCTATCTGGATGGGGTTGCCGCCATCTGGACCAATGTCCATGGTCACTGCAAAAAAGAAATAAATGAGGCAATCAAGGCCCAGGTGGACAGGCTGGAACATTCGACCCTGTTGGGATTGACCAATGACAAGGCGGCGCTGCTCGCCAAGCGTCTGGTGGAGATAGCGCCTCCCGGTCTGAACAAGGTATTTTACTCGGACAACGGCTCGACGGCCGTGGAAATCGGCGTAAAGATGGCCTTCCAGTTCCAGCAGCACCGGGGGGGCAGATTCGCAAGGAAAACCAGATTCATCTCCTTCACCAACGCCTATCACGGGGATACGGTCGGCGCCATGAGCGTCGGCGGCATCGACATCTATCATGAGGTGTACAGCCCGCTCCTCTTCTCCACCATCAAATCTCCGGCCCCCTACTGCTACCGTTGCCGGCTCTGCGCTGGAAAAGACGAGTCAACCTGCGGCTTGCTCTGCCTGAAGGAACTGGAACGGTTGATGGCCGCCCATGCGGACGAACTGGCCGGCCTGGTTATCGAGCCGCTGGTACAGGGCGCCGGCGGCATGATCGTCCAGCCAGCCGGATTCGTTAGGAAGGTTCGAGAGTTATGTGATAAATACGATATCCTCATGATCGCCGATGAGGTAGCAGTTGGTTTCGGTCGTACCGGAGCCATGTTCGCCTGTGAAAAGGAAGGGATCACACCGGACATCATGGCGCTGTCAAAAGGGATCACTGCCGGTTACCTCCCTCTTGCAGCCACGCTCACGACACAACGGGTCTATGACGCCTTTCTCGGTGAATACAAAGAGCTGAAGACCTTTTTCCACGGCCACACCTTCACCGGGAACCCGATCGCCTGCGCAGCCGCACTGGCAAGCCTCGACCTCTTCGAAAAGGAGCAGCTGCTTTCGAACCTGCAACCCAAGATAGATTACCTGAAAAAAAGGCTATCGTCGCTGAAACAGCTGGATCACGTGGGAGACATTCGCCAGGAAGGCATGCTCGGCGGCATCGAACTGGTGAGAGACAAAGAAACAAGGGAACCCTATCCCTGGGAAGAACGGATCGGGGTACAGGTCTGCAAGGAGGCAAGGAAGCACGGTCTTTTCCTACGCCCACTAGGCAACGTGATCGTGGTATTTCCGCCGCTATCCATTTCGCTGTCAGAGCTCGAACAGCTCATGGACGGCATTGAGGAGTCCATCAGGGAAATAACAAGATAA
- a CDS encoding A-adding tRNA nucleotidyltransferase produces MDVITTHVNADFDCLGAMVAAKKLYPDAAMVFSGAQEKSMRDFFLKSTSYVLNFTRFKDLDLDQVTRLILVDCQHSSRIGRFAEILHRPGLEIHIYDHHPESSGDIASTGGVIRVSGSSTTILTGILREKWIEVNATEATLMMLGIYEDTGSLTFPSTTVDDYHAAAWLLERGANLNTVADFITQELTVEQVSLLNDLLKSLKTTNLNGVDVSIAHASVDYYIGDIAALAHMMRDMENLQALFLVVGMGSRVYIVARSRVPEVNMSEILHEFGGGGHASAASATVKDLTLIQVLEKLEEILRNRVNPRRVASDIMSSPVKIISADATIEEARELLTRYNVNAMPVMDGERLVGVISRRIVEKSLYHNLGHVPVSDYMHSEFMSAEPSTPISDIQDYIVGRNRRLVPVLADGNLVGVVTRTDILRYLYSGDSLYDLARDATPLRSKEISGLMNKHISPTVLQVLRDLGRVGDRLDLPVYAVGGFVRDLLLNNENYDIDVTVEGDGILFAETFSAEFGCRVKSHEKFGTAVIVFPDGFKVDVASTRLEYYVSPGALPTVERSSLKMDLYRRDFTINTLAIRLNNSEFGLLIDYFGAHRDLQDRLIRVLHNLSFVEDPTRVFRAIRFEQRLDFHIAKHTENLIKNAVKMDFLEKLGGKRLLTELVYILREKEPFKAVERLSALGLLRFIHPELQMTARTRTVLEDARKIISWFDLLFLDRAYERWVVYFLTLCESLTDDMLWGACTRLAVNEHYKEKLFEMRRRGEEVLEIMEMKVARGGRVAKSEIYFWLKDLPVEILLYLMAKTGSDDAKKCISLYFTQLQGVRCLISGEDLKRLGVPAGPLYRELLDVVLKARLNGQVVSRDDELGMVRERLKHL; encoded by the coding sequence ATGGACGTAATTACCACCCACGTTAATGCTGATTTCGACTGTCTGGGGGCCATGGTGGCCGCCAAAAAGCTCTATCCCGATGCGGCTATGGTGTTTTCCGGCGCCCAGGAAAAGAGCATGCGCGACTTTTTTCTTAAATCCACCAGCTACGTGCTCAACTTCACCCGCTTCAAAGATCTCGATCTTGACCAGGTAACGCGACTGATCCTGGTGGATTGCCAACACTCTTCCCGCATCGGCAGGTTTGCCGAGATTCTGCACCGGCCCGGTCTTGAAATCCATATTTATGACCACCACCCCGAATCATCGGGCGACATCGCTTCCACTGGCGGGGTAATCCGCGTGAGCGGCTCCTCGACCACCATCCTTACCGGCATACTACGAGAGAAGTGGATCGAGGTGAATGCCACAGAGGCGACGCTGATGATGCTCGGCATCTACGAAGATACCGGGAGCCTCACCTTTCCCTCCACGACGGTAGATGACTATCATGCTGCCGCATGGCTTTTGGAGCGGGGCGCCAATCTGAACACCGTTGCCGATTTCATCACCCAGGAGCTGACCGTAGAGCAGGTCTCCCTGCTAAACGACCTGCTGAAATCACTGAAGACGACCAATCTGAACGGTGTCGATGTCTCTATCGCCCATGCGTCAGTCGACTACTATATCGGGGACATCGCCGCTCTTGCACACATGATGCGGGACATGGAGAACCTTCAGGCCCTCTTTCTCGTGGTCGGCATGGGGAGCCGGGTCTACATCGTCGCCAGGAGCCGCGTCCCCGAGGTGAATATGAGTGAGATCCTTCACGAATTCGGTGGAGGGGGACACGCCTCGGCTGCTTCTGCTACGGTGAAGGACCTGACTCTGATCCAGGTGCTGGAAAAGCTGGAAGAGATTTTGCGGAACAGGGTAAATCCACGGCGTGTTGCAAGCGATATCATGTCGTCACCGGTGAAAATCATTTCCGCCGATGCCACCATCGAGGAGGCCCGCGAGCTCTTGACCAGGTATAACGTCAACGCCATGCCGGTGATGGACGGGGAACGGCTGGTCGGGGTCATTTCCCGGCGTATTGTTGAAAAGTCTCTCTACCACAATCTCGGCCATGTGCCAGTCAGCGACTACATGCATTCGGAGTTCATGTCGGCTGAACCGTCCACCCCGATCAGCGATATCCAAGACTATATCGTCGGCCGGAACCGGCGTCTCGTGCCGGTTTTGGCCGACGGCAACCTGGTGGGCGTCGTGACCCGTACCGATATCTTGCGTTACTTGTACAGTGGCGACTCCCTATACGACCTGGCAAGGGACGCAACGCCGCTGCGCAGCAAGGAAATATCCGGCTTGATGAACAAGCATATCTCGCCGACGGTATTGCAGGTGCTGCGTGATCTGGGTCGGGTCGGGGACCGTCTGGACCTGCCTGTTTACGCGGTCGGCGGTTTTGTCCGGGACCTCCTGTTGAATAACGAAAATTATGACATAGATGTGACTGTGGAGGGGGATGGCATCCTGTTTGCCGAGACCTTTTCCGCTGAGTTCGGCTGCCGTGTCAAGAGCCACGAGAAATTCGGCACGGCCGTGATCGTTTTTCCCGACGGATTCAAGGTCGATGTGGCCAGCACCCGGCTGGAGTATTACGTTTCGCCGGGCGCTCTTCCGACTGTCGAACGTTCCTCCCTCAAGATGGATCTCTACCGTCGCGACTTCACCATCAATACCCTTGCCATCCGCCTGAACAATTCTGAATTCGGCCTGCTCATCGACTATTTCGGCGCGCACCGCGACTTGCAGGACCGGCTTATTCGCGTGCTGCACAATCTCTCCTTTGTTGAAGATCCGACCCGGGTGTTCCGCGCCATTCGCTTTGAGCAGCGGCTTGATTTTCATATTGCCAAGCATACGGAAAACCTGATCAAGAATGCGGTAAAAATGGATTTTCTGGAGAAACTCGGCGGTAAGCGCCTTTTGACCGAACTCGTTTATATTCTGCGTGAAAAAGAACCGTTCAAAGCGGTGGAGAGGTTGTCGGCCCTCGGCCTTTTGCGCTTCATTCATCCTGAACTCCAGATGACCGCACGGACACGCACTGTTTTGGAAGACGCCCGGAAAATCATTTCCTGGTTTGATCTCCTCTTTCTCGATCGGGCCTATGAGCGTTGGGTGGTATATTTCCTTACCCTATGCGAGTCCCTGACTGACGATATGTTGTGGGGGGCTTGCACGCGGCTGGCCGTTAACGAGCATTACAAGGAGAAGCTCTTCGAGATGCGCAGGCGGGGTGAAGAGGTGCTGGAGATCATGGAAATGAAGGTGGCGCGGGGGGGGCGGGTAGCAAAAAGCGAAATATATTTCTGGTTGAAAGATCTGCCGGTGGAGATTCTTCTCTATCTGATGGCGAAAACCGGCAGTGACGATGCCAAAAAATGCATCTCACTCTATTTTACCCAATTGCAGGGTGTCCGCTGCCTGATTTCCGGTGAAGACCTTAAACGACTCGGGGTGCCAGCCGGGCCACTCTATCGGGAGCTTCTGGATGTAGTCTTAAAAGCACGACTGAACGGTCAGGTTGTAAGTCGGGATGACGAACTGGGTATGGTCAGGGAGAGGTTGAAGCATCTGTAG
- the amrB gene encoding AmmeMemoRadiSam system protein B — translation MIRQPAVAGQFYTNDPKELRAQLERMVTVETFREKVLGVIAPHAGYMYSGAVAGRLYGSVEVPPTVIILGPNHQGVGARAAIYPAGKWLTPLGAVSINSRLSALIKKHAPLVEEETSAHHFEHSLEVQVPFLQFVRSDVTIVPLCLGFGDYASCKSLGSGIARAIREYGEEVLIVASSDMTHYESAVMAKEKDEHAINEILALNPEGLLRVCREKDITMCGVIPATVMLVAVNELGATQAKLVRYATSGDVTGDNRQVVAYAAFTVA, via the coding sequence ATGATTCGTCAACCGGCAGTGGCAGGACAGTTTTACACGAACGACCCGAAAGAACTCCGTGCCCAGTTGGAACGGATGGTTACGGTGGAAACTTTCCGGGAAAAGGTCCTGGGGGTGATTGCTCCCCATGCGGGCTACATGTACTCGGGAGCGGTTGCCGGCAGGCTCTACGGCTCTGTCGAAGTGCCGCCGACCGTTATCATCCTGGGCCCCAATCACCAGGGTGTCGGCGCCAGGGCAGCCATCTATCCCGCTGGCAAATGGCTTACCCCGCTCGGCGCCGTCTCCATAAACAGCCGCCTTTCCGCGTTAATCAAAAAACATGCCCCCCTGGTGGAGGAGGAAACCTCCGCCCATCATTTCGAGCACTCCCTCGAAGTCCAGGTCCCCTTTCTCCAGTTCGTCCGGTCCGATGTGACCATTGTCCCTCTCTGTCTCGGCTTCGGCGACTATGCGAGCTGCAAGTCGCTCGGTTCAGGTATTGCCCGGGCGATACGGGAATATGGAGAAGAGGTGCTGATAGTTGCCAGTTCGGACATGACCCATTACGAATCGGCTGTGATGGCGAAAGAGAAGGATGAACATGCCATCAACGAGATACTGGCGTTGAATCCCGAGGGACTTTTGCGGGTCTGCCGCGAAAAAGACATCACCATGTGCGGAGTGATCCCCGCAACGGTCATGCTCGTAGCGGTCAATGAACTGGGGGCAACACAGGCGAAGCTGGTGCGCTATGCCACGAGCGGCGATGTGACCGGCGATAACCGCCAGGTCGTTGCCTATGCGGCGTTTACGGTCGCCTGA
- the scpB gene encoding SMC-Scp complex subunit ScpB: MSPAGLKSIVESLIFVSDLPITLDRLCSVLEEHERGDIRAAVEALKEDYRQAERGIFLDEVAGGYQFRSRPENADYLRRLTRSKTVKFSPSALETLAIIAYRQPITRAEVEYLRGVDSGGVLKTLLEKKLLRILGKKDIPGKPLIYGTSREFLELFNLKDLSSLPTLKEIQELAPVNPYGDQQDLPLEE; encoded by the coding sequence ATGTCGCCGGCCGGTCTTAAATCCATTGTCGAAAGCCTGATCTTCGTTTCGGACCTGCCGATAACCCTCGACAGGCTCTGCTCGGTCCTGGAAGAGCACGAGCGGGGAGATATCCGCGCTGCGGTCGAAGCCCTGAAGGAGGATTACCGTCAGGCAGAGCGGGGGATATTCCTGGATGAGGTTGCCGGCGGCTATCAGTTTCGCAGTCGCCCGGAGAATGCCGATTATCTGCGGCGTCTGACCCGAAGCAAAACCGTCAAGTTCAGCCCGTCCGCCCTGGAAACGCTGGCGATCATCGCTTACCGCCAACCCATTACCCGTGCCGAAGTGGAATACCTGCGCGGTGTCGATTCGGGAGGGGTGCTGAAAACTCTGCTGGAAAAAAAGCTGCTGCGGATCCTCGGCAAAAAGGACATCCCCGGCAAGCCGCTCATCTACGGGACCAGCAGGGAGTTCCTGGAACTGTTCAATCTGAAGGACCTGTCGAGTCTGCCGACGTTGAAGGAAATTCAGGAGCTTGCGCCGGTCAACCCATACGGTGATCAGCAGGATCTGCCGCTGGAGGAATAA
- a CDS encoding segregation and condensation protein A, with product MDSAKQNSLFTDGYDHAYQVSIEEFEGPLDLLLHLIKKNEVDIYNIPIAAITRQYLDYIDLMKDLNLDIAGEFLVMAATLIQIKSKMLLPPSVEEEAEEEEEEDPRAELVRRLLEYQKYKEAAVMLGQRELLGRDIFARKFPSADLATCEAEEDPTEVELFELIEAFQRVLAKVSVENFHEVGADGVSIADKIAEVLSLLEGKEAVPFESLFLSEVTRDGLVVTFLAILELCKLKMIRISQARSLGTIWIMPVAVEADDGTAGEEDDHVAGRS from the coding sequence ATGGATTCAGCCAAGCAAAACTCGTTGTTTACCGATGGTTATGATCATGCTTACCAGGTAAGTATTGAAGAGTTTGAAGGCCCGCTCGACCTCCTTCTTCATCTCATTAAGAAGAATGAGGTGGATATCTATAACATCCCCATTGCCGCCATCACCAGGCAGTATCTGGATTATATCGACCTGATGAAGGATCTCAATCTTGATATAGCCGGTGAATTCCTGGTCATGGCAGCGACCCTCATCCAGATCAAATCGAAGATGCTGCTCCCCCCCTCCGTGGAAGAAGAAGCCGAAGAAGAAGAGGAGGAGGACCCCCGCGCCGAACTGGTGCGCAGACTCCTGGAATATCAGAAGTACAAGGAGGCCGCCGTAATGCTCGGCCAGCGCGAACTTCTGGGCCGGGACATCTTTGCCCGCAAATTCCCATCTGCCGATCTTGCCACATGCGAGGCGGAAGAGGATCCGACCGAGGTCGAACTGTTTGAGCTGATAGAGGCCTTTCAGCGGGTGCTGGCCAAGGTTTCCGTCGAGAATTTTCACGAAGTGGGCGCCGACGGCGTCTCGATCGCGGACAAAATTGCCGAGGTCCTTTCCCTGCTGGAGGGGAAGGAAGCGGTCCCCTTCGAATCACTGTTTCTTTCCGAAGTTACCCGGGATGGCCTGGTGGTTACCTTTCTCGCCATCCTCGAGCTGTGCAAGCTGAAGATGATCAGGATCAGCCAGGCCAGGAGCCTCGGCACCATCTGGATCATGCCTGTCGCAGTCGAGGCTGATGATGGGACGGCCGGGGAGGAGGATGACCATGTCGCCGGCCGGTCTTAA
- the trpS gene encoding tryptophan--tRNA ligase — MENKRIVSGMRPTGKLHLGHFHGVLSNWLKLQQEFECFFFAADWHSLTTEYANTEGIRDSIREMVLDWLAFGIDPEKSTIFVQSQVPQHAELNLILSMITPVSWLERNPTYKEMQENLTAKDLSTFGFLGYPVLMASDIIVYKAARVPVGQDQIPHLEITREIARRFNYLYGEVFPEPAALLTETPKVLGLDGRKMSKSYGNAIFLSDNAEETRKKVMSMVTDVQRPLRTDPGEPDRCVAFTLHSLYVAEEKRAEIVASCRGAQIGCVDCKKILAQSVVDTLSPFRAKREELAATPSLVEDVLAEGAHKATEEAGQTMKDVRAALKV, encoded by the coding sequence ATGGAAAATAAGCGTATTGTCAGTGGTATGAGACCAACCGGTAAGCTGCATCTCGGGCATTTTCACGGGGTCCTTTCCAACTGGTTGAAGTTGCAGCAGGAGTTCGAGTGTTTCTTCTTCGCTGCCGACTGGCATTCCCTGACCACCGAATATGCCAATACCGAGGGTATCCGGGACAGCATCCGCGAGATGGTACTCGACTGGCTCGCATTCGGCATCGACCCGGAAAAGAGCACCATTTTCGTCCAGAGTCAGGTGCCGCAGCATGCTGAGCTCAACCTGATACTCTCCATGATTACGCCGGTTTCCTGGCTGGAGCGCAATCCCACCTACAAGGAGATGCAGGAAAACCTGACGGCTAAGGACCTGTCCACCTTCGGCTTCCTCGGCTATCCGGTGCTGATGGCCTCGGACATCATCGTCTACAAGGCGGCGCGGGTACCGGTCGGCCAGGACCAGATCCCCCATCTGGAGATTACGCGGGAGATCGCCCGCCGCTTCAATTATCTCTACGGCGAGGTGTTTCCGGAGCCGGCGGCCCTTCTGACGGAGACCCCGAAAGTGCTGGGGCTCGACGGGCGCAAGATGAGCAAATCTTACGGCAACGCCATTTTCCTCTCAGATAACGCCGAAGAGACGCGGAAAAAGGTCATGTCCATGGTTACCGACGTGCAGCGCCCGTTGCGGACCGACCCGGGTGAACCGGACCGTTGCGTGGCCTTTACCCTCCACAGCCTCTATGTTGCCGAAGAGAAGCGGGCCGAGATCGTCGCTTCCTGCCGCGGGGCACAGATAGGATGCGTGGACTGCAAGAAAATCCTTGCCCAGTCCGTTGTCGATACCCTTTCTCCGTTCCGCGCCAAGCGTGAGGAGCTTGCCGCCACGCCGTCCCTGGTGGAGGATGTTCTCGCCGAGGGGGCGCACAAGGCGACGGAAGAAGCAGGCCAAACCATGAAGGATGTCAGGGCGGCCCTCAAGGTGTGA
- a CDS encoding site-2 protease family protein, producing the protein MEQFFLKLSIMLVPALMAITCHEVSHGFVADKFGDNTARYMGRLTLNPLKHLDIFGTLMIFIVGIGWAKPVPVNFNNLRHPKRDMIWVAAAGPITNFILAAVSAMALRGIAAVSVNGAAVPLFQVFVEPIALMLAFSVYINLLLAIFNLIPVPPLDGGRVAVGLLPYRQSVAYSRIEPFGMIIIIVLVFFTDIFSYVISPILSMGVHFLAGPQSSLVFSVTRLMMR; encoded by the coding sequence ATGGAACAATTTTTTCTCAAGCTGTCGATCATGCTGGTCCCGGCACTGATGGCCATCACCTGCCACGAGGTTTCCCACGGTTTCGTGGCCGACAAATTCGGCGACAACACCGCCCGCTACATGGGGCGGCTGACGCTGAACCCCCTCAAGCACCTGGATATATTCGGCACGCTGATGATTTTCATCGTCGGTATCGGCTGGGCAAAGCCGGTGCCGGTAAACTTCAACAATCTCCGCCACCCGAAGCGGGACATGATCTGGGTTGCCGCGGCAGGTCCCATTACCAACTTCATCCTGGCCGCCGTTTCGGCCATGGCCTTGCGCGGCATTGCCGCAGTCAGTGTGAATGGTGCTGCTGTACCGTTATTCCAGGTGTTCGTTGAACCGATCGCCCTGATGCTCGCCTTTTCGGTCTACATCAACCTGCTCCTGGCCATCTTCAACCTTATTCCGGTGCCGCCGCTGGACGGCGGGCGCGTTGCCGTCGGCCTTCTCCCATATCGCCAGTCCGTTGCCTATTCCCGGATAGAGCCGTTCGGCATGATAATCATCATAGTTCTGGTATTTTTTACCGATATTTTCAGCTATGTGATTTCGCCCATATTGAGCATGGGAGTTCATTTCCTTGCCGGCCCGCAGAGCAGCCTGGTGTTCAGCGTCACCCGGCTTATGATGCGGTAA